In the Opitutaceae bacterium genome, one interval contains:
- a CDS encoding sulfatase-like hydrolase/transferase — translation MKSDQTGRPNILFITSDQQHWNTLGCRNPEIQTPHLDRLAARGTLFKRAYCPNPTCTPTRSSIITGQYPSQHGAWSLGTKLPETAVTVGRILSDAGYETALIGKAHFQPLRSTEDYPSLEAYPVLQDLDFWRGFHGPFYGFDHVELARNHADEAHVGQHYALWMESKGCTDWRKYYQPPTGTTPAQRHHWNIPEELHYNTWITERTIERLKGYAGGDQPFLLWASYFDPHPPYIAPEPWDRMYDPSRVTVPRVTPGEHAKNPPHFQMTQEPSPDFSAWEEPEGRAMHGFGSHLQDRDSLAKDIATYYGMISLMDKGVGRILEALEANGQADNTLIVFTSDHGHFFGHHGLNAKGAFHYEDLVRVPFLVSWPGHVPAGRESDALQSLVDLPTSFLALAGIEKPRTMVGLDQSPVWLGQTESVRDHAIVENRHQPTTIHVKTYIDARHKLTVYYNRDYGELFDLQNDPGEIHNLWDEPESRELKAELTRKLLFAEMGKEPLWMPRIWHA, via the coding sequence ATGAAGTCCGACCAGACCGGCCGTCCCAACATCCTGTTCATCACCAGCGATCAGCAGCACTGGAATACCCTCGGGTGCCGCAACCCCGAGATCCAGACACCCCACCTCGACCGACTCGCCGCCCGCGGTACACTCTTCAAGCGGGCCTACTGCCCGAACCCGACCTGCACCCCCACCCGTTCGTCCATCATCACCGGCCAATATCCCAGTCAGCACGGGGCCTGGTCGCTCGGGACCAAACTGCCCGAAACCGCTGTCACCGTCGGCCGGATCCTGTCCGACGCCGGCTACGAAACCGCCCTGATCGGCAAGGCCCACTTTCAACCGCTCAGATCCACCGAGGACTACCCTTCGCTCGAGGCCTATCCCGTCCTCCAGGACCTCGATTTCTGGCGGGGATTCCACGGCCCGTTCTACGGTTTTGATCATGTTGAGCTGGCCCGCAATCACGCCGACGAAGCCCATGTCGGCCAACATTACGCCCTCTGGATGGAATCCAAAGGCTGCACAGACTGGAGGAAATACTATCAGCCTCCTACCGGAACCACCCCCGCACAACGCCACCACTGGAACATACCGGAGGAACTCCACTACAATACCTGGATCACCGAGCGGACGATCGAGCGGCTCAAGGGATACGCGGGCGGCGACCAACCGTTTCTGCTCTGGGCCAGTTACTTCGACCCGCATCCGCCCTATATCGCTCCCGAACCCTGGGACCGGATGTATGACCCCTCCAGGGTGACTGTCCCCCGGGTCACCCCGGGGGAACACGCGAAGAACCCACCGCACTTCCAGATGACCCAGGAGCCTTCGCCCGATTTCTCGGCCTGGGAGGAACCGGAAGGCAGGGCCATGCATGGATTCGGCTCCCACCTTCAGGATCGCGATTCCCTCGCTAAGGACATCGCCACCTACTACGGGATGATCAGCCTGATGGACAAAGGGGTCGGGCGGATACTCGAGGCACTCGAAGCCAACGGACAGGCCGACAACACTCTGATCGTCTTCACCTCAGACCATGGCCACTTCTTCGGCCACCACGGACTCAATGCCAAGGGCGCCTTTCATTATGAGGATCTCGTCCGGGTTCCCTTCCTTGTTTCCTGGCCCGGTCATGTGCCCGCAGGCCGTGAATCGGATGCCCTCCAGAGCCTCGTCGATCTGCCGACCTCCTTTCTCGCCCTGGCCGGAATTGAAAAACCCCGGACCATGGTGGGGCTCGACCAATCTCCGGTCTGGCTGGGACAGACCGAATCGGTCCGTGACCACGCCATCGTGGAAAACCGCCACCAGCCCACGACCATCCACGTCAAAACCTACATCGACGCCCGCCATAAACTCACCGTCTACTACAATCGGGATTACGGCGAACTCTTCGACCTGCAAAACGACCCCGGCGAGATCCACAACCTCTGGGACGAACCCGAATCCCGCGAACTCAAGGCCGAGCTGACCCGCAAGCTCCTTTTCGCCGAGATGGGGAAAGAACCTCTCTGGATGCCCCGGATCTGGCACGCTTGA
- a CDS encoding GNAT family N-acetyltransferase: MKKRTATKKTKADKDWRKRYATKIMTAGEAVTHIKAGQRVFIGTGCAAPLDLVRALTDYAGELADVEIIHLLTFGEAPYAHTRLSESFRVNSFFISENVRSVINEGLGDYTPIFLSDIPRLFTQGEIHLDAALIQVTPPDENGMCSLGVSVDIVKSASESAELVIAAVNPHMPRTHGNSSLSIDDLDILVETDTPIIERPPVEVTPETEQIAEYIAPLIDDGSTLELGIGRIPHALMAFLKDKKDLGIHTEMITDRIVDLIKSGVVTGKFKTLDKGKVVASFCLGSRKLYDFVDDNPVFSFQPTEYVNDPFIISQQDRMVAINVALEVDLTGQVCADSIGQRFFSGVGGQVDFNRGAARSKGGKAVIALPSTARGGTVSRITSKLTSGAGVVTTRADVHYVATEYGIAYLHGKSIQERAVALICIAHPDFRAGLLREAIEAKYLSVELSDKGERFIIGPRSMRTAMNLEDGTRITFRPIHPTDEPKMRHLFYALSQQTVYYRFMRYMKRMPRKQLEDFIYVDHRNDVAIVGTIPTPAGEEIIAVGRYFLDPKTNQAEIAFTVRDDWQRKGIGTFLFKHMSRIARRYGIKGFTAEVLSENSAMLNVFNKSRLKKRSHSSGGVVSLEFDF, translated from the coding sequence ATGAAGAAGCGGACAGCCACAAAGAAAACAAAGGCCGACAAGGACTGGCGCAAGCGGTATGCCACCAAGATAATGACCGCCGGCGAGGCGGTCACCCATATCAAGGCCGGACAACGGGTCTTCATCGGCACCGGCTGCGCCGCACCCCTCGATCTCGTCCGGGCCCTGACCGACTACGCCGGCGAGCTGGCCGACGTGGAGATCATCCACCTCCTCACGTTCGGTGAGGCACCCTACGCGCACACCCGCCTGAGCGAGTCGTTCCGGGTCAACAGCTTCTTCATTTCCGAGAACGTCCGCTCGGTCATCAACGAAGGACTCGGCGACTACACACCCATCTTCCTCTCCGACATCCCGCGGCTCTTCACCCAGGGAGAAATCCACCTCGACGCCGCCCTTATCCAGGTGACCCCGCCAGACGAAAACGGGATGTGCAGCCTCGGCGTTTCGGTGGACATCGTGAAAAGCGCCAGTGAGTCGGCCGAGCTGGTCATCGCCGCGGTCAACCCCCATATGCCGCGCACGCACGGGAACTCCAGCCTCTCCATTGACGACCTGGACATTCTCGTCGAGACCGACACACCGATCATCGAACGCCCTCCGGTCGAAGTGACTCCCGAGACCGAGCAGATCGCCGAGTACATCGCCCCCCTCATCGATGACGGCTCCACGCTCGAACTGGGCATCGGAAGGATCCCCCACGCCCTGATGGCCTTTCTCAAGGACAAGAAAGACCTCGGCATCCATACCGAGATGATCACCGACCGAATCGTCGATCTGATCAAATCGGGAGTCGTGACCGGCAAGTTCAAGACCCTGGACAAGGGCAAGGTTGTCGCCAGCTTCTGCCTCGGCTCAAGGAAACTCTACGATTTCGTGGACGACAATCCCGTCTTTTCTTTCCAGCCGACCGAGTACGTCAACGATCCCTTCATCATCAGTCAGCAGGACCGGATGGTCGCGATCAATGTTGCCCTCGAGGTGGATCTGACCGGGCAGGTATGCGCCGACTCGATAGGCCAGCGATTCTTCTCGGGTGTCGGCGGTCAGGTCGATTTCAACCGTGGAGCCGCCCGTTCCAAGGGCGGCAAGGCCGTCATCGCCCTGCCTTCCACCGCCCGGGGAGGCACGGTCTCACGGATCACAAGCAAGCTGACCTCCGGGGCCGGAGTGGTCACCACCCGGGCCGACGTCCACTACGTCGCCACGGAATACGGCATTGCCTATCTGCACGGGAAAAGCATTCAGGAACGTGCCGTCGCCCTGATCTGCATCGCCCACCCCGATTTCCGGGCCGGGCTGCTCCGGGAGGCCATCGAGGCCAAGTACCTGTCGGTCGAGCTTTCCGACAAGGGCGAGCGCTTCATCATCGGACCACGCAGCATGCGGACCGCCATGAACCTCGAAGACGGGACCCGCATCACCTTCCGACCCATTCATCCGACGGATGAGCCGAAGATGCGCCACCTCTTCTATGCGCTTTCCCAACAGACCGTCTATTACCGCTTCATGCGCTATATGAAACGGATGCCGCGCAAGCAGCTGGAGGATTTCATCTACGTGGACCACCGCAACGACGTCGCCATTGTCGGGACCATCCCCACCCCGGCGGGCGAAGAGATCATCGCGGTCGGTCGCTACTTCCTTGACCCCAAGACCAATCAGGCCGAGATCGCGTTCACCGTCCGGGATGACTGGCAGCGCAAGGGCATCGGCACCTTCCTCTTCAAGCACATGAGCCGGATTGCCAGGCGCTACGGAATCAAGGGTTTCACGGCCGAGGTCCTGAGCGAGAACAGCGCCATGCTCAATGTATTCAATAAGTCACGACTCAAGAAGCGCAGTCACTCGAGCGGCGGCGTGGTCAGCCTGGAGTTCGATTTCTAG
- a CDS encoding HAD hydrolase-like protein, protein MLIIFDIDGTLCDTMESDTRFFLESLRTIADIELGDVDWNDFPDTTDSAIISHLLQGRPHDEITAIERAIRDHFVESLRAEADARPDVIRPLPGAVEFFSMILTRPGWDLAIATGGWSESARLKLRLAGFPENGFAFASSADRDKRAEIIALAAERARRSLTEAVYLGDALWDYRATCKLGIPFVGIGAGWAGLRQAGAAAAFPDFAEPHAILDFLQNLKPNQP, encoded by the coding sequence ATGCTCATCATCTTCGATATCGACGGCACTCTGTGTGACACCATGGAGTCCGACACCCGCTTCTTTCTTGAGTCACTGCGCACCATCGCGGACATCGAATTGGGCGACGTCGACTGGAACGATTTCCCTGATACCACGGACTCCGCCATCATCAGCCACCTGCTCCAAGGCCGCCCGCATGACGAAATCACGGCAATCGAGCGGGCCATTCGGGACCATTTTGTCGAAAGCCTCCGGGCCGAAGCAGACGCCCGCCCCGATGTCATCCGCCCTCTTCCCGGAGCGGTCGAGTTTTTCTCCATGATCCTCACTCGGCCGGGTTGGGATCTGGCCATCGCGACCGGAGGCTGGTCGGAAAGTGCCCGCCTCAAGCTCCGTTTGGCCGGCTTTCCGGAGAATGGATTCGCCTTTGCCTCATCGGCCGACCGCGACAAACGAGCAGAGATCATCGCCCTAGCAGCCGAACGGGCCCGCCGGTCCCTGACCGAAGCGGTCTATCTCGGTGACGCCCTTTGGGACTACCGGGCGACCTGCAAGCTGGGCATCCCGTTTGTCGGCATCGGAGCGGGGTGGGCAGGACTCCGCCAAGCCGGCGCGGCTGCCGCGTTTCCGGATTTTGCAGAGCCGCACGCCATCCTGGATTTTCTGCAAAACCTGAAACCCAACCAGCCATGA
- a CDS encoding sialidase family protein has translation MIEKFTISRDDSIYEAFPDIVLTSSGRLICIFAECTHHRDRSYTRLVLTDSVDRGRTWSPKRPLTGATHGMPYWNCARIIQLRDGRIAALADRINDANESRGENFLFFSSDDGATWSEPVRTPAEGIVPDRLVELQSGRWLLSCHDRYDGGAFLEQRLWYSDDLGTTWNGPVIVGRKDGLNLCEVSILEVGATLVAFHRENSGQGWDCYKTLSTDRGESWGEPIRFPLPACHRPVAGFLRDGRILITHRFMQGGQGWIGWWTQNLFAAVTDRESALAATREQSHTRIMPLDFDRSPESDTGYSGWVQFEDGEIYVVNYILDDAPTGQIRGYAFRPEDLLLEKS, from the coding sequence ATGATCGAGAAATTCACCATCAGCCGCGACGACTCCATTTATGAAGCGTTTCCCGATATCGTCCTGACATCGTCCGGAAGACTGATCTGTATATTCGCGGAGTGTACCCACCACCGGGACCGGTCCTATACCCGATTGGTTCTGACCGACTCCGTGGATCGCGGCCGGACCTGGTCACCAAAACGACCGCTGACCGGGGCAACCCACGGCATGCCCTACTGGAACTGCGCACGGATCATTCAATTGAGGGACGGTCGAATCGCCGCGCTGGCCGACCGGATCAATGATGCCAACGAATCGCGAGGTGAGAATTTCCTCTTCTTCAGCAGCGATGACGGCGCCACCTGGTCCGAGCCGGTCCGGACTCCCGCCGAGGGAATCGTTCCGGACAGACTGGTCGAACTGCAGTCCGGACGCTGGTTGCTCAGCTGCCACGACCGCTATGATGGCGGCGCGTTCCTCGAACAACGCCTCTGGTATTCCGACGACCTTGGGACCACCTGGAACGGACCCGTCATTGTCGGCCGGAAGGACGGTCTGAACCTCTGCGAGGTCTCGATTCTCGAAGTCGGTGCAACCCTCGTCGCCTTCCACCGGGAGAACTCGGGCCAGGGCTGGGACTGCTACAAGACCCTTTCGACCGATCGGGGAGAGTCGTGGGGAGAACCCATACGCTTTCCACTTCCCGCCTGTCATCGCCCGGTGGCCGGTTTTCTTCGGGATGGCCGCATCCTGATCACCCATCGGTTCATGCAGGGAGGCCAGGGTTGGATCGGCTGGTGGACCCAGAACCTCTTCGCCGCCGTCACCGACCGCGAATCCGCCCTCGCAGCGACGCGGGAACAATCGCACACCCGGATCATGCCGCTCGATTTTGACCGGTCACCCGAGAGCGATACCGGCTACAGCGGTTGGGTTCAGTTCGAAGACGGAGAGATCTACGTGGTCAATTACATCCTCGACGACGCCCCCACCGGACAAATCCGGGGCTACGCGTTTCGCCCCGAGGACCTCCTTCTGGAAAAGTCTTGA
- a CDS encoding glycoside hydrolase family 2 protein, whose protein sequence is MPATLLEVFSLNGCWELSQTCSTDRVPAEVPGTVMSDLIRAGRVEDPYYRDNEARAQWVGAKDWTFSRAFTLTGALRKRQKILLRCEGLDTFATIRLNGQTVGRTDNMFRTWEFEVGGLLETDNTIEIAFDSVLPYMAEKTAERKLAAWNEYRGLYGRAYVRKQPCNFGWDWGPDLISYGIWRDISIVAYDLARLSDLLILQDHRPDGRVALSLRVATESVTTSALSARCELKRKGRSVGSCEFDLPSGHGEGGITVAAPELWWPAGMGEQPLYELTVSLLDANREEIDRTTRRIGLRTLRLERRPDQWGESFHFSANGVPFFAKGANWIPVEAFTSPGDKDRTRRLLEDAAEVHMNMIRVWGGGYYPHDHFFDACDELGLCVWQDFMYACSTYPVWDPAFVENGRLEAIDNVRRIRHHASLALWCGNNEIEQGMNGGQWPESMPWEDYKRFFDGTLGKVVSETDPQRDYWPSSAHTPGENRGNHNDPTRGDAHLWNVWFSHTPFEWYHTCEHRFNSEFGFQSFPELRTVESFTEPRDHNITSPVMEWHQKSPPGNSMIFHQMLDWFRLPVDFETTLRVSQIVQGLAIQYGVEHWRRSMPRGMGTLYWQLNDCWPVTSWASIDGYGRWKALHYMAKRFFSPVIISGVEDRAKGTVEIDLTSDLLHEDGGHVRWQVFTPEGGTLDSGELNVSISPRRNTRLTTLDLSGFLREHGPDRVILFLDLATGAGHTSRSVVLFVRPKKIEWVNPELRASIVRDGDTFAVTIEAQAPALWTWLELTGTDCRFSDNFLHLRPDNPTTVTARPAAPICLADFRSQLRVRSLRDTYVQP, encoded by the coding sequence ATGCCTGCGACGCTTCTCGAAGTCTTCTCCCTGAACGGCTGCTGGGAATTGTCCCAGACCTGTTCGACTGATAGGGTTCCGGCCGAAGTGCCCGGCACGGTCATGTCCGATCTGATCCGGGCCGGGCGGGTCGAGGATCCCTATTACCGCGACAATGAGGCCAGAGCCCAATGGGTCGGGGCCAAGGATTGGACCTTTTCGCGCGCCTTCACCCTGACCGGGGCATTGCGGAAGCGACAAAAGATCCTCCTCCGCTGCGAGGGTCTCGATACCTTTGCCACCATTCGGCTCAACGGTCAGACTGTCGGACGCACCGACAATATGTTCCGGACCTGGGAATTCGAAGTCGGCGGCCTTCTCGAAACGGACAACACCATCGAGATCGCCTTTGATTCCGTCCTGCCCTATATGGCGGAAAAGACCGCCGAGAGAAAGCTGGCCGCATGGAATGAATACCGGGGCCTTTACGGCCGGGCCTATGTCCGCAAACAACCCTGCAACTTCGGCTGGGACTGGGGCCCCGACCTCATTTCCTACGGCATCTGGCGGGATATCTCGATCGTGGCCTACGACCTGGCCCGACTTTCCGACCTCCTCATTCTCCAGGATCACCGTCCCGATGGCCGGGTTGCCCTCTCCCTCCGCGTCGCAACCGAATCGGTCACCACCTCAGCTCTGTCCGCCCGCTGCGAACTGAAACGTAAGGGCAGGTCTGTCGGGTCCTGCGAGTTCGACCTTCCGTCCGGTCATGGCGAAGGCGGGATCACCGTCGCCGCCCCCGAACTCTGGTGGCCGGCGGGGATGGGTGAACAGCCCCTTTACGAACTGACCGTCTCCCTCCTCGATGCCAACCGCGAAGAAATCGACCGCACGACCCGGCGGATAGGACTTCGCACCCTGCGCCTCGAACGCCGGCCGGACCAGTGGGGCGAGAGTTTTCACTTCTCCGCCAATGGAGTTCCCTTCTTTGCCAAGGGAGCCAACTGGATTCCGGTCGAAGCCTTCACCTCTCCGGGAGACAAGGACAGGACCCGCAGACTGCTTGAAGACGCCGCTGAGGTTCACATGAACATGATCCGGGTCTGGGGCGGCGGCTACTACCCGCATGATCATTTCTTCGACGCCTGCGATGAGCTCGGGCTCTGTGTCTGGCAGGACTTCATGTATGCCTGCTCCACCTATCCGGTTTGGGATCCCGCCTTCGTCGAAAACGGCCGACTGGAGGCAATCGACAATGTACGGCGAATCCGCCACCACGCCTCCCTTGCCCTCTGGTGCGGCAACAACGAGATCGAACAGGGCATGAACGGCGGGCAATGGCCGGAGAGCATGCCCTGGGAAGACTACAAGCGATTCTTCGACGGAACCCTCGGGAAGGTTGTCTCCGAGACCGATCCCCAGCGCGATTACTGGCCTTCGAGCGCACACACTCCGGGCGAGAACCGAGGCAATCACAACGACCCGACCCGAGGGGACGCCCATCTCTGGAACGTCTGGTTCTCCCACACTCCGTTCGAGTGGTACCATACTTGCGAACACCGCTTCAACAGCGAGTTCGGCTTCCAGTCCTTTCCCGAGCTGCGCACGGTAGAAAGCTTCACCGAGCCGCGGGATCACAACATCACCTCGCCGGTCATGGAGTGGCATCAGAAGAGCCCGCCCGGCAACTCGATGATCTTCCACCAAATGCTCGACTGGTTCCGCCTGCCCGTCGACTTCGAGACGACCCTGCGCGTCTCCCAGATCGTCCAGGGGCTGGCCATCCAATATGGAGTCGAACACTGGCGCCGCAGCATGCCGCGGGGGATGGGCACCCTCTACTGGCAGCTCAATGACTGCTGGCCGGTCACCAGCTGGGCTTCGATCGACGGGTATGGCCGCTGGAAGGCCCTCCACTACATGGCCAAGCGGTTCTTTTCCCCGGTCATCATCTCCGGGGTGGAGGATCGGGCCAAAGGAACGGTTGAGATCGACCTGACCAGCGACCTCCTGCACGAGGACGGGGGTCACGTCCGCTGGCAGGTCTTCACGCCGGAGGGCGGCACCCTCGATTCAGGGGAACTCAACGTATCCATCTCTCCACGACGCAACACCCGCCTGACCACCCTCGATCTCTCCGGCTTCCTCAGGGAACACGGTCCCGATCGCGTCATCCTCTTCCTCGACCTCGCCACCGGGGCCGGACATACCTCGCGGTCGGTTGTTCTTTTTGTCCGTCCCAAGAAGATCGAATGGGTCAACCCGGAATTGCGGGCCTCGATCGTCCGGGACGGCGACACCTTTGCCGTGACAATCGAGGCGCAGGCCCCCGCCCTTTGGACCTGGCTCGAACTGACCGGGACGGATTGCCGCTTTTCCGACAATTTCCTCCATCTCCGGCCGGACAACCCAACCACCGTGACCGCCCGACCTGCCGCTCCGATCTGCTTGGCCGACTTCAGAAGTCAACTCCGGGTCCGCAGTCTCAGGGACACCTATGTCCAGCCGTGA
- the lnt gene encoding apolipoprotein N-acyltransferase, with protein sequence MAPLVKASPGVAGAPGASGRPLVLLAVGVAVATVVLVVASFPPGRFPEAAYVFAVPGLLWARRRPAWPIYLGALFAGLYIGWFVLLWWLRHVTWFGLFGLTGVVAIYPLGWFAAARWALPRMQQADAAARLIGALGLAGLWVALEALRMHLFTGFPWLPLAASQWERPILLQSAAWAGAWSVSFILIFFNLALAAYLVRLVNFVRRRESRFCPEFYLALAFVFAGSFGLYRAAVGQEREPLMRAGVTQPYIPQVIKWDPSEARGILDTIYRTTMNLKPLEADVMFWPEAVTPLAVVGNASMTGWVEMVSSDLGAPVIFGGIAFERPSPAGGGEIWHNAVFLVRPETGLAPDYYAKRHLVPFGEYIPFRRFFPWMEKFVPIGGDFIPGTDSGLISVNLPGRTLTIGPLVCYEDVYPSLARETTRDGAALLFVATNNAWYGEGAAAYQHAAHSVLRAVENRRPLLRSGNGGWSGWIDEYGLIRNVLLNDKGSVYFRGGTVFEIDRDRRWVGRLSFYTRHGDWFVLVSLVLALIAALQLRGLPTLSPDSR encoded by the coding sequence TTGGCCCCACTGGTCAAGGCATCCCCAGGGGTCGCCGGAGCGCCGGGCGCGTCCGGCCGCCCACTCGTCCTTTTGGCGGTCGGCGTGGCGGTGGCCACGGTTGTGCTGGTGGTGGCCTCGTTTCCTCCGGGTCGCTTTCCCGAGGCGGCCTATGTCTTTGCCGTGCCCGGTTTGCTCTGGGCCCGCCGGCGGCCGGCCTGGCCGATCTACCTGGGGGCCCTGTTTGCCGGTCTCTACATCGGGTGGTTTGTGCTCCTCTGGTGGTTGCGGCACGTGACCTGGTTCGGTCTTTTCGGGCTGACCGGGGTCGTCGCGATCTATCCCTTAGGCTGGTTCGCCGCGGCCCGTTGGGCACTGCCCCGAATGCAGCAGGCCGATGCGGCGGCGCGCCTGATCGGTGCCCTCGGTCTGGCCGGGCTCTGGGTGGCACTCGAAGCGCTTCGCATGCACCTCTTCACGGGTTTTCCCTGGTTGCCCCTGGCCGCCAGTCAGTGGGAGCGGCCGATTCTTCTGCAGAGCGCGGCTTGGGCGGGGGCCTGGAGCGTGTCTTTCATCCTGATCTTCTTCAACCTGGCGCTGGCGGCCTATCTGGTGCGCCTGGTCAATTTCGTCAGGAGACGGGAGAGCCGCTTCTGTCCGGAGTTTTACCTGGCGCTTGCCTTCGTCTTTGCCGGTTCCTTCGGGCTTTACCGGGCCGCGGTCGGTCAGGAGCGCGAGCCGCTCATGCGCGCGGGGGTGACCCAGCCCTACATTCCCCAGGTGATCAAGTGGGATCCGTCCGAGGCGCGTGGCATTCTTGACACGATCTACCGGACAACGATGAACCTGAAACCACTGGAGGCCGACGTCATGTTCTGGCCCGAGGCGGTCACTCCGCTGGCCGTGGTCGGGAATGCGTCGATGACCGGTTGGGTCGAAATGGTCTCGAGTGATCTGGGCGCCCCGGTGATCTTCGGAGGGATCGCCTTTGAGCGGCCGTCCCCGGCCGGAGGCGGGGAAATCTGGCATAACGCGGTCTTTCTGGTGCGGCCGGAGACCGGGCTGGCTCCGGATTACTACGCCAAGCGGCATCTGGTTCCATTCGGTGAATACATACCGTTCCGACGATTCTTCCCGTGGATGGAGAAGTTTGTTCCAATCGGCGGAGATTTCATTCCGGGCACGGATTCGGGTCTGATCTCGGTCAATCTTCCCGGGCGGACCCTGACGATCGGTCCGCTTGTCTGCTACGAGGACGTCTATCCCTCGTTGGCTCGGGAAACCACCCGTGACGGGGCGGCCCTGCTTTTCGTGGCGACCAACAACGCCTGGTACGGCGAGGGAGCGGCGGCCTACCAGCATGCCGCTCATTCCGTTCTCAGGGCGGTTGAGAACCGACGACCGCTCCTGCGGTCGGGCAATGGCGGATGGAGCGGATGGATCGACGAGTACGGCCTGATCCGCAATGTCCTTCTCAACGACAAGGGATCGGTTTATTTCCGTGGGGGGACCGTCTTCGAGATCGACCGGGATCGCCGCTGGGTCGGCCGGCTTTCATTCTACACCCGGCACGGGGACTGGTTTGTCCTGGTCTCCCTCGTGCTTGCGCTGATCGCGGCCCTGCAGTTGCGGGGCCTGCCGACGTTGTCACCCGATTCCCGCTAG